A segment of the uncultured Desulfobulbus sp. genome:
TTCCACGCAGCCGATGGCTCAGGATATGCTTTTTTAGGGGATCAGATCTGCCTGCTTGACGAGCTCAACCCGCAGATTGCCTCACGGATGATCACCCCGCTGACCCAGTGGCGCCGCTACGATAGCGGGCGCCAGCAGCTCATCTGTGAACAGCTCAAACGCATTGGCGATCAGCCCAAGCTCTCCGATGACGTGAAGGAGATTGTTGAGCGTTCCTTGTAATGGAGAGCATCACTCGACGATAATGACTCTTCCTCACCACCAATCTCCTTTTCTTGGAGCGTGATTGGCGGTGGGGAAGGCCCCACAACAGTACAGCTGGGTTCATTGCATTTTTTTTGTGAATTGATGTATACGTTTTCAGATACCAGATCAATGATGTCTGATTCGGAAAAAACTTGTTTGTGAAAGATCCTCAAAAACGATTTTTACTGGCAGGATCAAACTGAATCCAGCCACCGGGGTAAACACGTCAAAAGAATCGCTACTCGTCCACACTCCCCTCCCCCAATTGTGCAACCTCGTAACTCAATGCAACAAGCACAGCAGGAAGCGATCACCCTCAGCATGCCACACCAGGCCCCCTCTAGAGAGCATTCGTCGTTACGGATCCAGAAAATATTGCAGAGGTTTTGAATGCCCCATTCCTCATCACTTAATTTCATCCCAGTGGCTCTCAAATCGACACTGACACTCTCACAAAATCACGAAAAAACTAGCAACATAAATACACTTTATTTAAAGCAAAATAATGTTTTTTAATAAAATTAATCTTGAAGAGTTAGACTGAACAAAGTATTTTTACACAATTTCATTAAAAATTAAAGAATATCATGAACCATACATATTATAGAATAAATAGACCATCCACAAAGATATCACTATTCGCAATAACATTCATTCTTATATTTTTAAATATTTCGAACTGTGCTTGTAGACAATTGATACGTGATGGAGAAATATATTCTGAAGTAAGCGATTCTTTTACATGTGATGACGAAATTTATTTATCTATAATTTCAACAAATAAAGACTCGTTTAGAAAAGGAAATGCATCATTCCAAAGATTAATAGGAAAATCGAGAGCTATTCTAAATTTTGAATGTTCAACATTCAAACTAATCAACATATCTGGATATCATAACGGGGAAATGGTATACAGTGGAACTTCGAGAGAGAGTGAAAACTGGGAAATTATAGGAAGGAAAATTTCAAATGAACCTCATTCTCACAACACAAACTATGCATCTCTAGATAATCTATTTAATAAAGGGAATCAACTTTACAAAAACAAAAAATATGCCAAATCTTTTCCTTGGTTTAAAGACGCAGCCACTCAGGGCCATGCAAAATCCCAATATAAACTTGGAGTTTTATACTATTACGGACGTGGCGTCTCAGTAAATTACCCAAAGGCGTTACAATGGATTCGAAAATCGGCAGCTCAGGGAAATGCTGAAGCGGAAAACCACCTCGGTGTTTTATACAATATCGGAAAGACAGTTCCCAAAGACTACAAACTTGCAGCAAAATGGTACAGAAAGGCAGCAGACCAAGGAGATGCCGATGCACAAAACAATCTAGGAACCTTGTACCAATTTGGCCAAGGCGTTCCCAAAAATATGCAGAAAGCCAAGGATTTATACGAAAAAGCCATGGCACAGGGACATGAAAAGGCCACAGCGAAATGGTGGGCACTTCAGCCAGACTATCACACGAAAAAACCTACTCGATCAAACAGCTTAGCTTCAAACGACTCTAGCTCTTTAATAGAGACTCAAAGTAAAGAGCAATATTTATTTATTTTAAAAAATATTCACGACGGCAATTTTAAAGCCATAAATAAAGATTCTACATATAAGAATTTTTTTGTCGCTTACATTGCTGCATATTCAGACTGGTGCGGATCGAATATAAAAAGCGGAATTACAAGGACACGAGAAGAATGGGAAGAAGATCAGTATGGATTTGAACACGGAACAAGATCAAAAACCAGCATAACAATAGAAACTCCCTACATTAAACCATACGACACATACACATACGAAATAAAATCCGCCCAATATAAAAAAATGGCCAGCAATTTAGGACAATTTTTAAATGCAAAAAATTGGATAAACGCAGCTCCAAAGATATTTAACAGTTTCGCTGAATGCAGATTAGTTTTGAACAACCATCTTAACC
Coding sequences within it:
- a CDS encoding tetratricopeptide repeat protein; the encoded protein is MNHTYYRINRPSTKISLFAITFILIFLNISNCACRQLIRDGEIYSEVSDSFTCDDEIYLSIISTNKDSFRKGNASFQRLIGKSRAILNFECSTFKLINISGYHNGEMVYSGTSRESENWEIIGRKISNEPHSHNTNYASLDNLFNKGNQLYKNKKYAKSFPWFKDAATQGHAKSQYKLGVLYYYGRGVSVNYPKALQWIRKSAAQGNAEAENHLGVLYNIGKTVPKDYKLAAKWYRKAADQGDADAQNNLGTLYQFGQGVPKNMQKAKDLYEKAMAQGHEKATAKWWALQPDYHTKKPTRSNSLASNDSSSLIETQSKEQYLFILKNIHDGNFKAINKDSTYKNFFVAYIAAYSDWCGSNIKSGITRTREEWEEDQYGFEHGTRSKTSITIETPYIKPYDTYTYEIKSAQYKKMASNLGQFLNAKNWINAAPKIFNSFAECRLVLNNHLNQGCKSNNVRTTYRNLLKFDKK